From Halichoerus grypus chromosome 6, mHalGry1.hap1.1, whole genome shotgun sequence, one genomic window encodes:
- the DECR2 gene encoding peroxisomal 2,4-dienoyl-CoA reductase [(3E)-enoyl-CoA-producing] isoform X2 — translation MAQPPPDVSEDECLPEYRHLFCPDLLWHGCHTVIASRSLPRVSKAAGKLTAATGRRCLPLSLDVRALPAVAAAVDQALKEFGKIDILVNCAAGNFLCPASALSFNAFKTVMDIDTLGTFNTSRVLYEKFFRDHGGVIVNITATLGTRGQVLQVHAGSAKAAVDAMTRHLAVEWGPQNIRVNSLAPGPISGTEGFRRLGGPQASAGTKTLAIPLQRLGNKTEVAHSALYLASPLASYVTGAVLVVDGGAWLTFPNDIKLLDNFASFSAKL, via the exons GCACGGCTGCCACACAGTCATCGCCAGCAGAAGCCTTCCAAGAGTGTCAAAG GCTGCGGGAAAGCTGACTGCCGCCACTGGCCGGCGGTGCCTCCCTTTATCTCTGGACGTTCGGGCTCTCCCAGCCGTCGCAGCTGCCGTGGACCAGGCGCTGAAGGAGTTTGGGAAAATCGACATTCTTGTTAACT GTGCAGCTGGAAACTTCCTGTGCCCTGCCAGCGCATTGTCCTTCAATGCCTTTAAGACCGTGATGGACATCGACACCTTGGGCACCTTCAACACATCTCGTGTGCTTTATGAAAAGTTCTTCAGG GACCATGGAGGGGTGATCGTGAACATCACCGCGACCCTGGGTACCCGGGGGCAGGTGCTTCAAGTGCATGCAGGCTCTGCCAAAGCAGCTGTGG ATGCAATGACACGGCACTTGGCTGTGGAGTGGGGTCCCCAGAACATCCGTGTCAACAGCCTCGCGCCTGGCCCCATCAGTGGCACAGAGGGGTTCCGGCGGCTGG GTGGCCCCCAGGCCAGTGCCGGCACTAAGACTCTGGCCATCCCCCTGCAGAGGCTGGGCAACAAGACAGAGGTCGCCCACAGCGCACTCTACCTGGCCAGCCCTTTGGCATCCTACGTGACGGGTGCCGTGCTGGTGGTTGACGGTGGGGCATGGCTGACATTCCCCAATGACATCAAGTTGCTGGACAATTTCGCATCCTTCTCTGCGAAGCTCTAG
- the DECR2 gene encoding peroxisomal 2,4-dienoyl-CoA reductase [(3E)-enoyl-CoA-producing] isoform X1, translated as MAQPPPDVSEDECLPEYRHLFCPDLLWDKVAFIPGGGSGIGFRIAEIFMRHGCHTVIASRSLPRVSKAAGKLTAATGRRCLPLSLDVRALPAVAAAVDQALKEFGKIDILVNCAAGNFLCPASALSFNAFKTVMDIDTLGTFNTSRVLYEKFFRDHGGVIVNITATLGTRGQVLQVHAGSAKAAVDAMTRHLAVEWGPQNIRVNSLAPGPISGTEGFRRLGGPQASAGTKTLAIPLQRLGNKTEVAHSALYLASPLASYVTGAVLVVDGGAWLTFPNDIKLLDNFASFSAKL; from the exons GGACAAAGTGGCCTTCATCCCAGGTGGCGGCTCTGGGATCGGGTTCCGGATTGCTGAGATTTTTATGCG GCACGGCTGCCACACAGTCATCGCCAGCAGAAGCCTTCCAAGAGTGTCAAAG GCTGCGGGAAAGCTGACTGCCGCCACTGGCCGGCGGTGCCTCCCTTTATCTCTGGACGTTCGGGCTCTCCCAGCCGTCGCAGCTGCCGTGGACCAGGCGCTGAAGGAGTTTGGGAAAATCGACATTCTTGTTAACT GTGCAGCTGGAAACTTCCTGTGCCCTGCCAGCGCATTGTCCTTCAATGCCTTTAAGACCGTGATGGACATCGACACCTTGGGCACCTTCAACACATCTCGTGTGCTTTATGAAAAGTTCTTCAGG GACCATGGAGGGGTGATCGTGAACATCACCGCGACCCTGGGTACCCGGGGGCAGGTGCTTCAAGTGCATGCAGGCTCTGCCAAAGCAGCTGTGG ATGCAATGACACGGCACTTGGCTGTGGAGTGGGGTCCCCAGAACATCCGTGTCAACAGCCTCGCGCCTGGCCCCATCAGTGGCACAGAGGGGTTCCGGCGGCTGG GTGGCCCCCAGGCCAGTGCCGGCACTAAGACTCTGGCCATCCCCCTGCAGAGGCTGGGCAACAAGACAGAGGTCGCCCACAGCGCACTCTACCTGGCCAGCCCTTTGGCATCCTACGTGACGGGTGCCGTGCTGGTGGTTGACGGTGGGGCATGGCTGACATTCCCCAATGACATCAAGTTGCTGGACAATTTCGCATCCTTCTCTGCGAAGCTCTAG